AGCCGTTGTTCCGTCACCTGCCGTGGCCGCTGAGCGCCGCAGTGACGCACGGCATCGCGGTCGGCATCGCGTTCCTCGGCATCACGTTCCTGCACGTGGTGCTCGGCGAGTTGGCGCCCAAGGCGATCGCGCTCGAGCGCGCGGAAGACGTTGCGCTGGTGGTGTCGGGTCCCTTGCTGACGTTCGACCGCATCTTCCGCCCGTTCATCCGTTCCATGAACAACGCGGGCAACTGGGTGGTGCGCTCGCTGCGCCTGCCACCCGTCTCGTCCCACCACAACGTTCACTCGGTCGACGAACTGGCGATGCTGGTCGAGGAGACTCAGGAGGCCGGCGCGATCCCCGACGATCAGGCGCGCTACGTGCAAAACGTATTCGAGCTGTCCGACAAGACGGTCGCCGACATCATGGTGCCGAGCGACCGGGTGGTGACGATTTCGATCAGCGCATCCGAAGAGGAAGTGCTGCAGATCTGCCGGCAGACCGCGCACACCCGCATGCCGGTGTGGGAAGGGGACCCGTTCCACGTGGTCGGGGTCGTCAACACCAAGGACCTCTTCCACCTGTTCAGCCTGAAGGGCCTGGTGATCCTGATGGACGCCATGTACGAGCCGCTGTACGTGGCGCCCGACATGCCGGTCGCGCGACTGCTCAGAAGGTTTCGGCGCGAACGGCGTCAGATGGCAGTGGTGCGCGATGAGCGCCTGATGTT
The genomic region above belongs to Candidatus Eisenbacteria bacterium and contains:
- a CDS encoding HlyC/CorC family transporter; protein product: MTIPPEVADVLRVVLDVLAVLAVPLLVLLNGFFVSAEFALVTIRWTRVEALVDSGRFGALSVRQAVEHLDDSIAATQLGITFASLALGWVGEPAFAHLIEPLFRHLPWPLSAAVTHGIAVGIAFLGITFLHVVLGELAPKAIALERAEDVALVVSGPLLTFDRIFRPFIRSMNNAGNWVVRSLRLPPVSSHHNVHSVDELAMLVEETQEAGAIPDDQARYVQNVFELSDKTVADIMVPSDRVVTISISASEEEVLQICRQTAHTRMPVWEGDPFHVVGVVNTKDLFHLFSLKGLVILMDAMYEPLYVAPDMPVARLLRRFRRERRQMAVVRDERLMFLGIVTLEDIMEEIVGEIEDEHDPQTTQPPEGA